A single window of Theropithecus gelada isolate Dixy chromosome 9, Tgel_1.0, whole genome shotgun sequence DNA harbors:
- the TRDMT1 gene encoding tRNA (cytosine(38)-C(5))-methyltransferase isoform X2, with translation MEPLRVLELYSGVGGMHHAMRESCIPAQVVAAIDVNTVANEVYKYNFPHTQLLAKTIEGITLEEFDRLSFDMILMSPPCQPFTRIGRQGDMTDSRTNSFLHILDILPRLQKLPKYILLENVKGFEVSSTRDLFIQTIENCGFQYQEFLLSPTSLGIPNSRLRYFLIAKLQSEPLPFQAPGQVLMQFPKIESVHPQKDTMDVENKIQEKNIEPNISFDSSTQCSGKDAILFKLETAEEIHRKNQQDSDLSVKMLKDFLEDDTDMNQYLLPPKSLLRYALLLDIVQPTCRRYGSYIEGTGSVLQTAEDVQIENIYKSLTKLSQEEQITKLLMLKLRYFTPKEIANLLGFPPEFGFPENITVKQRYRLLGNSLNVHVVAKLIKILCE, from the exons AAAGCTGTATACCTGCACAAGTGGTGGCTGCCATTGATGTCAACACTGTCGCTAATGAAGTATACAAGTATAATTTTCCTCACACACAGTTACTTGCCAAGACAATTGAA GGCATTACACTCGAAGAGTTTGACAGATTATCTTTTGATATGATTTTAATGAGCCCTCCATGCCAGCCATTCACAAG GATTGGCCGGCAGGGTGATATGACTGATTCAAGGACGAATAGCTTCTTACATATTCTCGATATTCTCCCAAG attacaaaaattaccaaagtatattcttttggaaaatgttaaAGGTTTTGAAGTATCTTctacaag AGACCTCTTCatacaaacaatagaaaattgTGGCTTTCAGTACCAAGAGTTTCTATTATCTCCAACCTCT CTTGGCATTCCAAATTCAAGGCTACGGTATTTTCTTATTGCAAAGCTTCAGTCCGAACCATTACCTTTTCAAGCCCCTGGTCAG GTACTGATGCAGTTCCCCAAAATTGAATCTGTACATCCACAAAAAGATACAATggatgtagaaaataaaattcaagaaaagaaCATTGAACCAAATATTAGCTTTGATAGCAGCACACAGTGTTCTGGAAAAGATGCCATTCTTTTTAAGCTTGAAACTGCAGAAGAAATTCACAGGAAAAATCAACAAGATAGTGATCTCTCTGTGAAAATGCTAAAAGATTTTCTTGAAGATGACACTGACATGAACCAGTATCTTTTACCACCAAAGTCATTGCTGCGATATGCTCTTCTATTGGACATTGTTCAGCCCACTTGTAGAAG ATATGGAAGCTACATAGAAGGGACAGGGTCTGTGTTACAGACTGCAGAGGATGTGCAG ATTGAGAATATCTACAAATCCCTTACCAAGTTGTCACAAGAAGAACAGATAACAAAGCTATTAATGCTTAAACTGCGATATTTCACTCCTAAAGAAATAGCAAATCTCCTTGGATTTCCTCCAGAGTTCG GATTTCCTGAGAACATAACAGTGAAACAGCGTTATCGCCTACTTGGAAATAGTCTCAACGTGCATGTAGTAGCTAAACTAATCAAAATCCTATGTGAATAA
- the TRDMT1 gene encoding tRNA (cytosine(38)-C(5))-methyltransferase isoform X3, with translation MEPLRVLELYSGVGGMHHAMRESCIPAQVVAAIDVNTVANEVYKYNFPHTQLLAKTIEGITLEEFDRLSFDMILMSPPCQPFTRIGRQGDMTDSRTNSFLHILDILPRLQKLPKYILLENVKGFEVSSTRDLFIQTIENCGFQYQEFLLSPTSLGIPNSRLRYFLIAKLQSEPLPFQAPGQVLMQFPKIESVHPQKDTMDVENKIQEKNIEPNISFDSSTQCSGKDAILFKLETAEEIHRKNQQDSDLSVKMLKDFLEDDTDMNQYLLPPKSLLRYALLLDIVQPTCRRSVCFTKGYGSYIEGTGSVLQTAEDVQIENIYKSLTKLSQEEQITKLLMLKLRYFTPKEIANLLGFPPEFDKQLDILLKREKRLTI, from the exons AAAGCTGTATACCTGCACAAGTGGTGGCTGCCATTGATGTCAACACTGTCGCTAATGAAGTATACAAGTATAATTTTCCTCACACACAGTTACTTGCCAAGACAATTGAA GGCATTACACTCGAAGAGTTTGACAGATTATCTTTTGATATGATTTTAATGAGCCCTCCATGCCAGCCATTCACAAG GATTGGCCGGCAGGGTGATATGACTGATTCAAGGACGAATAGCTTCTTACATATTCTCGATATTCTCCCAAG attacaaaaattaccaaagtatattcttttggaaaatgttaaAGGTTTTGAAGTATCTTctacaag AGACCTCTTCatacaaacaatagaaaattgTGGCTTTCAGTACCAAGAGTTTCTATTATCTCCAACCTCT CTTGGCATTCCAAATTCAAGGCTACGGTATTTTCTTATTGCAAAGCTTCAGTCCGAACCATTACCTTTTCAAGCCCCTGGTCAG GTACTGATGCAGTTCCCCAAAATTGAATCTGTACATCCACAAAAAGATACAATggatgtagaaaataaaattcaagaaaagaaCATTGAACCAAATATTAGCTTTGATAGCAGCACACAGTGTTCTGGAAAAGATGCCATTCTTTTTAAGCTTGAAACTGCAGAAGAAATTCACAGGAAAAATCAACAAGATAGTGATCTCTCTGTGAAAATGCTAAAAGATTTTCTTGAAGATGACACTGACATGAACCAGTATCTTTTACCACCAAAGTCATTGCTGCGATATGCTCTTCTATTGGACATTGTTCAGCCCACTTGTAGAAGGTCCGTGTGCTTTACCAAAGG ATATGGAAGCTACATAGAAGGGACAGGGTCTGTGTTACAGACTGCAGAGGATGTGCAG ATTGAGAATATCTACAAATCCCTTACCAAGTTGTCACAAGAAGAACAGATAACAAAGCTATTAATGCTTAAACTGCGATATTTCACTCCTAAAGAAATAGCAAATCTCCTTGGATTTCCTCCAGAGTTCG ataagcaatTAGACATACTgttgaagagagaaaagagattaACTATCTAA
- the TRDMT1 gene encoding tRNA (cytosine(38)-C(5))-methyltransferase isoform X6, translated as MEPLRVLELYSGVGGMHHAMRESCIPAQVVAAIDVNTVANEVYKYNFPHTQLLAKTIEGITLEEFDRLSFDMILMSPPCQPFTRDLFIQTIENCGFQYQEFLLSPTSLGIPNSRLRYFLIAKLQSEPLPFQAPGQVLMQFPKIESVHPQKDTMDVENKIQEKNIEPNISFDSSTQCSGKDAILFKLETAEEIHRKNQQDSDLSVKMLKDFLEDDTDMNQYLLPPKSLLRYALLLDIVQPTCRRYGSYIEGTGSVLQTAEDVQIENIYKSLTKLSQEEQITKLLMLKLRYFTPKEIANLLGFPPEFGFPENITVKQRYRLLGNSLNVHVVAKLIKILCE; from the exons AAAGCTGTATACCTGCACAAGTGGTGGCTGCCATTGATGTCAACACTGTCGCTAATGAAGTATACAAGTATAATTTTCCTCACACACAGTTACTTGCCAAGACAATTGAA GGCATTACACTCGAAGAGTTTGACAGATTATCTTTTGATATGATTTTAATGAGCCCTCCATGCCAGCCATTCACAAG AGACCTCTTCatacaaacaatagaaaattgTGGCTTTCAGTACCAAGAGTTTCTATTATCTCCAACCTCT CTTGGCATTCCAAATTCAAGGCTACGGTATTTTCTTATTGCAAAGCTTCAGTCCGAACCATTACCTTTTCAAGCCCCTGGTCAG GTACTGATGCAGTTCCCCAAAATTGAATCTGTACATCCACAAAAAGATACAATggatgtagaaaataaaattcaagaaaagaaCATTGAACCAAATATTAGCTTTGATAGCAGCACACAGTGTTCTGGAAAAGATGCCATTCTTTTTAAGCTTGAAACTGCAGAAGAAATTCACAGGAAAAATCAACAAGATAGTGATCTCTCTGTGAAAATGCTAAAAGATTTTCTTGAAGATGACACTGACATGAACCAGTATCTTTTACCACCAAAGTCATTGCTGCGATATGCTCTTCTATTGGACATTGTTCAGCCCACTTGTAGAAG ATATGGAAGCTACATAGAAGGGACAGGGTCTGTGTTACAGACTGCAGAGGATGTGCAG ATTGAGAATATCTACAAATCCCTTACCAAGTTGTCACAAGAAGAACAGATAACAAAGCTATTAATGCTTAAACTGCGATATTTCACTCCTAAAGAAATAGCAAATCTCCTTGGATTTCCTCCAGAGTTCG GATTTCCTGAGAACATAACAGTGAAACAGCGTTATCGCCTACTTGGAAATAGTCTCAACGTGCATGTAGTAGCTAAACTAATCAAAATCCTATGTGAATAA
- the TRDMT1 gene encoding tRNA (cytosine(38)-C(5))-methyltransferase isoform X7: MSTLSLMKYTSIIFLTHSYLPRQLKIGRQGDMTDSRTNSFLHILDILPRDLFIQTIENCGFQYQEFLLSPTSLGIPNSRLRYFLIAKLQSEPLPFQAPGQVLMQFPKIESVHPQKDTMDVENKIQEKNIEPNISFDSSTQCSGKDAILFKLETAEEIHRKNQQDSDLSVKMLKDFLEDDTDMNQYLLPPKSLLRYALLLDIVQPTCRRSVCFTKGYGSYIEGTGSVLQTAEDVQIENIYKSLTKLSQEEQITKLLMLKLRYFTPKEIANLLGFPPEFGFPENITVKQRYRLLGNSLNVHVVAKLIKILCE, encoded by the exons ATGTCAACACTGTCGCTAATGAAGTATACAAGTATAATTTTCCTCACACACAGTTACTTGCCAAGACAATTGAA GATTGGCCGGCAGGGTGATATGACTGATTCAAGGACGAATAGCTTCTTACATATTCTCGATATTCTCCCAAG AGACCTCTTCatacaaacaatagaaaattgTGGCTTTCAGTACCAAGAGTTTCTATTATCTCCAACCTCT CTTGGCATTCCAAATTCAAGGCTACGGTATTTTCTTATTGCAAAGCTTCAGTCCGAACCATTACCTTTTCAAGCCCCTGGTCAG GTACTGATGCAGTTCCCCAAAATTGAATCTGTACATCCACAAAAAGATACAATggatgtagaaaataaaattcaagaaaagaaCATTGAACCAAATATTAGCTTTGATAGCAGCACACAGTGTTCTGGAAAAGATGCCATTCTTTTTAAGCTTGAAACTGCAGAAGAAATTCACAGGAAAAATCAACAAGATAGTGATCTCTCTGTGAAAATGCTAAAAGATTTTCTTGAAGATGACACTGACATGAACCAGTATCTTTTACCACCAAAGTCATTGCTGCGATATGCTCTTCTATTGGACATTGTTCAGCCCACTTGTAGAAGGTCCGTGTGCTTTACCAAAGG ATATGGAAGCTACATAGAAGGGACAGGGTCTGTGTTACAGACTGCAGAGGATGTGCAG ATTGAGAATATCTACAAATCCCTTACCAAGTTGTCACAAGAAGAACAGATAACAAAGCTATTAATGCTTAAACTGCGATATTTCACTCCTAAAGAAATAGCAAATCTCCTTGGATTTCCTCCAGAGTTCG GATTTCCTGAGAACATAACAGTGAAACAGCGTTATCGCCTACTTGGAAATAGTCTCAACGTGCATGTAGTAGCTAAACTAATCAAAATCCTATGTGAATAA
- the TRDMT1 gene encoding tRNA (cytosine(38)-C(5))-methyltransferase isoform X4 gives MEPLRVLELYSGVGGMHHAMRESCIPAQVVAAIDVNTVANEVYKYNFPHTQLLAKTIEGITLEEFDRLSFDMILMSPPCQPFTRIGRQGDMTDSRTNSFLHILDILPRDLFIQTIENCGFQYQEFLLSPTSLGIPNSRLRYFLIAKLQSEPLPFQAPGQVLMQFPKIESVHPQKDTMDVENKIQEKNIEPNISFDSSTQCSGKDAILFKLETAEEIHRKNQQDSDLSVKMLKDFLEDDTDMNQYLLPPKSLLRYALLLDIVQPTCRRSVCFTKGYGSYIEGTGSVLQTAEDVQIENIYKSLTKLSQEEQITKLLMLKLRYFTPKEIANLLGFPPEFGFPENITVKQRYRLLGNSLNVHVVAKLIKILCE, from the exons AAAGCTGTATACCTGCACAAGTGGTGGCTGCCATTGATGTCAACACTGTCGCTAATGAAGTATACAAGTATAATTTTCCTCACACACAGTTACTTGCCAAGACAATTGAA GGCATTACACTCGAAGAGTTTGACAGATTATCTTTTGATATGATTTTAATGAGCCCTCCATGCCAGCCATTCACAAG GATTGGCCGGCAGGGTGATATGACTGATTCAAGGACGAATAGCTTCTTACATATTCTCGATATTCTCCCAAG AGACCTCTTCatacaaacaatagaaaattgTGGCTTTCAGTACCAAGAGTTTCTATTATCTCCAACCTCT CTTGGCATTCCAAATTCAAGGCTACGGTATTTTCTTATTGCAAAGCTTCAGTCCGAACCATTACCTTTTCAAGCCCCTGGTCAG GTACTGATGCAGTTCCCCAAAATTGAATCTGTACATCCACAAAAAGATACAATggatgtagaaaataaaattcaagaaaagaaCATTGAACCAAATATTAGCTTTGATAGCAGCACACAGTGTTCTGGAAAAGATGCCATTCTTTTTAAGCTTGAAACTGCAGAAGAAATTCACAGGAAAAATCAACAAGATAGTGATCTCTCTGTGAAAATGCTAAAAGATTTTCTTGAAGATGACACTGACATGAACCAGTATCTTTTACCACCAAAGTCATTGCTGCGATATGCTCTTCTATTGGACATTGTTCAGCCCACTTGTAGAAGGTCCGTGTGCTTTACCAAAGG ATATGGAAGCTACATAGAAGGGACAGGGTCTGTGTTACAGACTGCAGAGGATGTGCAG ATTGAGAATATCTACAAATCCCTTACCAAGTTGTCACAAGAAGAACAGATAACAAAGCTATTAATGCTTAAACTGCGATATTTCACTCCTAAAGAAATAGCAAATCTCCTTGGATTTCCTCCAGAGTTCG GATTTCCTGAGAACATAACAGTGAAACAGCGTTATCGCCTACTTGGAAATAGTCTCAACGTGCATGTAGTAGCTAAACTAATCAAAATCCTATGTGAATAA
- the TRDMT1 gene encoding tRNA (cytosine(38)-C(5))-methyltransferase isoform X5: MEPLRVLELYSGVGGMHHAMRESCIPAQVVAAIDVNTVANEVYKYNFPHTQLLAKTIEGITLEEFDRLSFDMILMSPPCQPFTRDLFIQTIENCGFQYQEFLLSPTSLGIPNSRLRYFLIAKLQSEPLPFQAPGQVLMQFPKIESVHPQKDTMDVENKIQEKNIEPNISFDSSTQCSGKDAILFKLETAEEIHRKNQQDSDLSVKMLKDFLEDDTDMNQYLLPPKSLLRYALLLDIVQPTCRRSVCFTKGYGSYIEGTGSVLQTAEDVQIENIYKSLTKLSQEEQITKLLMLKLRYFTPKEIANLLGFPPEFGFPENITVKQRYRLLGNSLNVHVVAKLIKILCE, translated from the exons AAAGCTGTATACCTGCACAAGTGGTGGCTGCCATTGATGTCAACACTGTCGCTAATGAAGTATACAAGTATAATTTTCCTCACACACAGTTACTTGCCAAGACAATTGAA GGCATTACACTCGAAGAGTTTGACAGATTATCTTTTGATATGATTTTAATGAGCCCTCCATGCCAGCCATTCACAAG AGACCTCTTCatacaaacaatagaaaattgTGGCTTTCAGTACCAAGAGTTTCTATTATCTCCAACCTCT CTTGGCATTCCAAATTCAAGGCTACGGTATTTTCTTATTGCAAAGCTTCAGTCCGAACCATTACCTTTTCAAGCCCCTGGTCAG GTACTGATGCAGTTCCCCAAAATTGAATCTGTACATCCACAAAAAGATACAATggatgtagaaaataaaattcaagaaaagaaCATTGAACCAAATATTAGCTTTGATAGCAGCACACAGTGTTCTGGAAAAGATGCCATTCTTTTTAAGCTTGAAACTGCAGAAGAAATTCACAGGAAAAATCAACAAGATAGTGATCTCTCTGTGAAAATGCTAAAAGATTTTCTTGAAGATGACACTGACATGAACCAGTATCTTTTACCACCAAAGTCATTGCTGCGATATGCTCTTCTATTGGACATTGTTCAGCCCACTTGTAGAAGGTCCGTGTGCTTTACCAAAGG ATATGGAAGCTACATAGAAGGGACAGGGTCTGTGTTACAGACTGCAGAGGATGTGCAG ATTGAGAATATCTACAAATCCCTTACCAAGTTGTCACAAGAAGAACAGATAACAAAGCTATTAATGCTTAAACTGCGATATTTCACTCCTAAAGAAATAGCAAATCTCCTTGGATTTCCTCCAGAGTTCG GATTTCCTGAGAACATAACAGTGAAACAGCGTTATCGCCTACTTGGAAATAGTCTCAACGTGCATGTAGTAGCTAAACTAATCAAAATCCTATGTGAATAA
- the TRDMT1 gene encoding tRNA (cytosine(38)-C(5))-methyltransferase isoform X1 → MEPLRVLELYSGVGGMHHAMRESCIPAQVVAAIDVNTVANEVYKYNFPHTQLLAKTIEGITLEEFDRLSFDMILMSPPCQPFTRIGRQGDMTDSRTNSFLHILDILPRLQKLPKYILLENVKGFEVSSTRDLFIQTIENCGFQYQEFLLSPTSLGIPNSRLRYFLIAKLQSEPLPFQAPGQVLMQFPKIESVHPQKDTMDVENKIQEKNIEPNISFDSSTQCSGKDAILFKLETAEEIHRKNQQDSDLSVKMLKDFLEDDTDMNQYLLPPKSLLRYALLLDIVQPTCRRSVCFTKGYGSYIEGTGSVLQTAEDVQIENIYKSLTKLSQEEQITKLLMLKLRYFTPKEIANLLGFPPEFGFPENITVKQRYRLLGNSLNVHVVAKLIKILCE, encoded by the exons AAAGCTGTATACCTGCACAAGTGGTGGCTGCCATTGATGTCAACACTGTCGCTAATGAAGTATACAAGTATAATTTTCCTCACACACAGTTACTTGCCAAGACAATTGAA GGCATTACACTCGAAGAGTTTGACAGATTATCTTTTGATATGATTTTAATGAGCCCTCCATGCCAGCCATTCACAAG GATTGGCCGGCAGGGTGATATGACTGATTCAAGGACGAATAGCTTCTTACATATTCTCGATATTCTCCCAAG attacaaaaattaccaaagtatattcttttggaaaatgttaaAGGTTTTGAAGTATCTTctacaag AGACCTCTTCatacaaacaatagaaaattgTGGCTTTCAGTACCAAGAGTTTCTATTATCTCCAACCTCT CTTGGCATTCCAAATTCAAGGCTACGGTATTTTCTTATTGCAAAGCTTCAGTCCGAACCATTACCTTTTCAAGCCCCTGGTCAG GTACTGATGCAGTTCCCCAAAATTGAATCTGTACATCCACAAAAAGATACAATggatgtagaaaataaaattcaagaaaagaaCATTGAACCAAATATTAGCTTTGATAGCAGCACACAGTGTTCTGGAAAAGATGCCATTCTTTTTAAGCTTGAAACTGCAGAAGAAATTCACAGGAAAAATCAACAAGATAGTGATCTCTCTGTGAAAATGCTAAAAGATTTTCTTGAAGATGACACTGACATGAACCAGTATCTTTTACCACCAAAGTCATTGCTGCGATATGCTCTTCTATTGGACATTGTTCAGCCCACTTGTAGAAGGTCCGTGTGCTTTACCAAAGG ATATGGAAGCTACATAGAAGGGACAGGGTCTGTGTTACAGACTGCAGAGGATGTGCAG ATTGAGAATATCTACAAATCCCTTACCAAGTTGTCACAAGAAGAACAGATAACAAAGCTATTAATGCTTAAACTGCGATATTTCACTCCTAAAGAAATAGCAAATCTCCTTGGATTTCCTCCAGAGTTCG GATTTCCTGAGAACATAACAGTGAAACAGCGTTATCGCCTACTTGGAAATAGTCTCAACGTGCATGTAGTAGCTAAACTAATCAAAATCCTATGTGAATAA